The genomic DNA TACGACGAGACCTCCGGCCTCTGGCGCGTCGTcacctccgcccccgccgccggcggcgacatgGAGTACATCGGCCGCTGGCTCGTCGTCGCCACCGGCGAGAACGCCGAGAGCGTCGTCCCGGACATCCCGGGCCTCGAGGGCTTCGACGGCAAGGTCACCCACGTCAGCGACTACAAGTCCGGCGAGGCCTACCGCGGCAAGAGCGTGCTCGTCGTCGGCTGCGGCAACTCCGGCATGGAGGTCTCGCTCGACCTCAGCGACCACGGCGCGCGCCCGGCCATGGTGGTGCGCGACGCCGTCCACGTCCTGCCCCGCGAGGTGCTCGGCAAGTCCACCTTCGAGCTCGCCGTGCTCCTCATGCGCTGGCTCCCGCTCTGGATCGTCGACAAGATCATGGTCCTCCTCGCCTGGCTCGTCCTCGGCGACCTCGCCAAGCTCGGCCTGCGCCGCCCCACCGGCGCCGGCCCGCTCGAGCTCAAGGAGACCCACGGCCGCACGCCGGTGCTCGACTACGGCGCGCTCGCACGCATCCGGGCGGGCGACATCGCCGTCGTCCCCGCTGTGAAACGCTTCGCCAAGGGCAGCCAGGTTGAGCTCGCCGACGGCCGTGTGCTCAGCTTCgacgccgtcgtcctcgccaccgGCTACCGCAGCAACGTTCCCCAGTGGCTCCAGGTAAATTCACACTCCAACAAATTAACTACTGTTCCATTGCAGCAACAACATTGGTCTGAGTCTGATCAATCCATGTCCAATTGATCTTTCAGGGTAACGATTTCTTCAACAAGGACGGATACCCCAAGACCGCCTTCCCCCACGGGTGGAAGGGTCAGTCTGGCCTCTACGCCGTCGGCTTCACCCGCCGCGGtctctccggcgcctccgccgacgCCGTGCGCATCGCCAAGGACCTCGGCAACGTCTGGAGGGAGGAGACCAAGCCCACCAAGAGGGCCGGTGCCTGCCACAGGCGCTGTATCTCCGTCGTCTTCTAAACTACTGATGGAGCCGGCAGATCATGAAGCTAACTTACTGAAGCACACACAGACATACAGTTGTTCCTGGTGTTTTAGTTAGCCAGCAGTCCAATGCCCTTGGTTTGTTGTTGATTTGTTCTTTGCCCGGTAAATTACTAGTATGGTGTCGTTAATTAGGTTATACGGTAAAAATAGTGAGAGTGAGTTGAGTGTCAAAAAAACAGAGAAAGTGGAGCCCTCCCATCCGTGGTGAAGTGAGTGAGCCCTATAGGGGATTTTTACTGCAGCTATGGGCGCTAGCTTGGTGTATAGTAGCAACCTGTTGATGGAAGATGAGGCTCTTTCTCATTGACGTAGCATGTTCATTTCTTTGTTGTATACACTCTAGTGTAGTGTCCTACACTCCTACTACACTTTGTAGCAGTAGCTAGTTTTTGCAGTGTTATATGGTTAGTGAAGAGGTAGTACTACCTCTTGTTGTAatctttttgttttcctttttactGCTCTTTGTATGGCTCTTTACTTGAGaatgaatatataatatggcTACTAGTGTAATTTGAATAATGTCATTCTTTCTTGTGTTAGcattactctctctctctctctctgtgtgtgtgtgtgtgtgtgtgtgtgtgtgtgtgtgtgcaagAAGTAAAGTTTACCATGGGGGAGGGCTATGCAATGTCTCTTTCAGGCTTTATGCATCATTGAGATTCAGGGGGCCAGCACGAAACATGGTAGTGTGGTGCGGGCTGTCGAATTCCTGGCTCTTGTCCTCTGGTTGTCCCTTGCAACACCACTGGATCGGCACTTCTGCAGGGGGGGTCATCAGGTCACTGTTAGTTGTGTTCCCAATTGGCTCCTGGTGCCATGGAAAGTTACTAGTATAAATCAGATGAGATCTCACTGCTGCACCACACCACTACCTGACTCTGGCCCACAACCGGCCAACCAAGATTCCAGATTAATTAGCCCAAAGTCAACTATCACAAACAGGAGATTGAATATAAGTCTGTTTTTTTAGGGTGGGAGTAATACAAACTCCTAGTCACAATTTCAGAAGTTCAGCATATCAAGGCTGGCTCACAAAGCCACAAACATTACACAAAGAAATGAGTACTTATTTGACTCCAGTTTTTCCCAAACTAATACAAATCAGTTCGTTACACATGCGTAAATGGAGACTATGCACTCCGATTATTGCAGTTCAGTTCCTAAAATAATGCATACCAGCTTGCTGTTCCTAAAATAGTACATTGTACCAGCTCCTTTGAGCTACTACAATCGGTAATAATGAGAGTGATGGAGTAGTATACATGAACAACTCTTCAGGTGTTTAACATTGTTAAAGACTGTCCTACGAACAGCTAATTTCAACGAGTACACTCATCAATATTCAGAAGTTCAATTATGACCGTCCTTTCCCTTCCGAATCCGGGGCCAAAAATATCTGGAAAGAAGGAACCAATGGTCCAAGATGGGCCAGTTCATGTGATAAGAGAGCATCAAGTGGTCACTGAAGATCAAGCTGGATATGGGTTGTATCCCTGGTAACTCCGGTGGATTTAAAAGCCCCCACTTAgcaatgaaaaaaagaaaagtgatTCGATGAACAACGCTGCACAAGGCCACATGTGTCTCCCTTTGGAGAGACCCAGGCCCAGCAAATCACAGGTCACTTCAGATCCGGAAATTACTATCGCTGCATAGCAAGCAGATTGGTCGGTTAATTAATTACGTATAATTAAAGATTTAATGTTCAAATGAGAAATTTTTATTCCATTATTTTTTGGGGAATTCCTTGGGATGCATTACAGTTGGATTGTTTTTACTTTTTAGTAGCTGACTGGCGCAGCATGTGTGAACTAATTGTTTTTGTTAGTAGCATCAGTTGGTCCATTAAACTCGCATTCTATGTTTTGGTGCTATATAGTCTCATCTCACAGCTATcggaagactacgacaaacaaAACACAAGGAATGAAATGATGTAATACCCGCTCCAAAATCTTCGTGTAAAAGGGAATCTGAAGGTGCTCTATGTTTGGAACGATAAGAATTACAAGTTGACCCTCCAAAGTACGTGATAGTAGGCCAACACACCGCGCGCAACCATAACTGAGGCGTAAACCATCAGTAGTTCACCACATACGGATCAGACTTCCAAAACTACACGGCCATGCTACACTTGCAGCGAGAGCTCATGCAGCCTAATATAATTCCTCACACGGAGCAGCACGCTAGGCGCTAGCATATGCATAGCACCTCTCTGACAGTTTCATCATTGCTTCGTATAGAAGGGTTATTAATCTGGTGGTGCCATTCCATGTTTGGAACGACAAGGATTACAATAATCTGGTCCTCACCTCCTAAACTTCCAAGGTGGTACTAAGCCACCATACCACAACCACAATTGGACCACTTGAGCCAACTACTACTAAGAGATATTGagctagggtgttacagatgaGCTATCTAACATAAGCACTTTATTGTTGCAGATATCATATGAACTATCTGAGATAAGCTGCTTGGCTTGAAGTCTATAACAGTCTATATATACCCGTTCACTATGCGAAACGGCGTGTTTGCCATGTGCCCTAAAGTTTGCCATGAGCAACttctcgggcacacggcaaacaactcTTTTGCCGTCACTCAAAAAACACAAGGCAAATGTTGGGCACACGGTTGTATGTTTCTTTTTGCACACGACAAAGTACCGTGTGCTTTTTTTTTCACGCAACAAAGtaataaatttttttcttctcaccTCGAAACTTTTTCTACTCTTCACATACATGTGGTACTCTATGTtaaaatttgataaatttttttgtatttattttctatatttaactaattaattatGTTTCAAGTAATTTTTAaatcaagtcaaatttgaatcgtaagtgattcaaataatagaataaaattagtggaaaaatgatattcatgttatttagccTAGTTTGAAGCCTTACccatcaaagaaaaagaaatttcGAACATCTTGTCCAGGACGACCACAAACGTGTCGCCAAATCGttttaaaattctataaaaagcaaatgaagtctgaaaatCATAAGATTTGTCATAGTATCATGATTTCATATGTGGAAATCGtggtaaaaaattgagaagGTTTCTCACAAGTTGTCACGTACGCTCCTTACAAACCGAAGCATCTCCGGAGAAGATTCACAGAGTTGAGAAGTAGCCGTTCAGATTTCGAGTCAAAAGTTTTCacttcaaattttttgaaatatgcAATAGGCAACTTAGATTCTGTCATGCCAAATTTTGATAATTTTTCAGATATGTttgatatttttaattttttagcaGTTAAATAATATCATATGATATACATtgacccggatactccgagtaTAAGTCCGAATACTTTGGACATGTGTTCGGAATCTGGATACTCTGAATATATGCTTGGATACTCCGGacagaatttttttaaaataaattagatgtttgccgtgtgccagatgtttgccgtgtgccagttggcacacgacaaaagaaggctttgtcgtgtgccagatgaggcacacggcaaatgaccggactggcacacagcaaagagaaattcaaattttgtaaacGACCTCAGATAAGAAAA from Panicum virgatum strain AP13 chromosome 7N, P.virgatum_v5, whole genome shotgun sequence includes the following:
- the LOC120682018 gene encoding probable indole-3-pyruvate monooxygenase YUCCA5; translated protein: MVLLPTDRMDSLFSPRCVWVNGPIIVGAGPSGLAVAACLREQGVPYVILERADCIASLWQKRTYDRLKLHLPKQFCELPRMPFPDHYPEYPTRRQFIDYLEDYAARFEIKPEFNSTVLSARYDETSGLWRVVTSAPAAGGDMEYIGRWLVVATGENAESVVPDIPGLEGFDGKVTHVSDYKSGEAYRGKSVLVVGCGNSGMEVSLDLSDHGARPAMVVRDAVHVLPREVLGKSTFELAVLLMRWLPLWIVDKIMVLLAWLVLGDLAKLGLRRPTGAGPLELKETHGRTPVLDYGALARIRAGDIAVVPAVKRFAKGSQVELADGRVLSFDAVVLATGYRSNVPQWLQGNDFFNKDGYPKTAFPHGWKGQSGLYAVGFTRRGLSGASADAVRIAKDLGNVWREETKPTKRAGACHRRCISVVF